A region from the Plasmodium chabaudi chabaudi strain AS genome assembly, chromosome: 2 genome encodes:
- a CDS encoding asparagine-rich antigen, putative, with amino-acid sequence MHNFRAKESKHNKNKENLNGLYYTPNSENHMKTNKEKPFHSSNNNYKYIRDNQNNLVDYLSYNNYTFSNCNGNYNSRKMYYNKNMNNRYHKMHYNNENEQDYIGRSKNYNNNNNNNNNIFKDGIGYEKFNRRNNQNNNNWYYNNVDNTNEYKTMGNELLPSKHKNEFDKSQINVTAENELNNKKFKDIDKKNSHQNMMKKGNNRVRKNNFISSVPPQNNDNGCNVENQIIPPENENIFVEKKKKNYTRYKNNCKNNYSYNSNNNKGHTYFNESYNNPGNYNYTRYNNDTGNNSFSYRNNHVNSGYTKSRNSTSNYNAPNIIGKNIASKSENIKCDTPSNIKFNGNIYNATSNSNDYNLCINGYNNTKNSFDLFVNSKKNMLDDVGVNSEVCCDKDKSMGFDLNKNNANCQNKEQNNDAEKNEKNNMTAQNEPIWDTFDYQKDKIDIQTSEECVTEKTNTIAKLDENVAKGVQTNSGNNNGSNSRNSYNYTQTNINSNCQYPDANHEENGNDSKFVFNKNNYGKKNTPIKYYNNSYNFNYRNNINTRYFRRKHISYDNNSGSYNTNYYYKKLGIDCKASEAYKDRENCTMDLGFIDEKDKKLENNKVDIKVLENGDINVLDDNICNSKLKDNELVINEKKGQVSKNQYSDSYNSNNNKQNNVNTINEPNEHENEKEEGIKVNILPQSTKSIECQLEKISKNAPILANNGEENGNQNNSPINMDDNICVSTLKNNNTSLYNLNKRKNSKFYKNKMDIARMKNISLNTNKKQNEMNPIKIDTLDISENKCNDNDALFLEKNDDTNNGKGIFTICSGIGNDYTVFDINKESTQSTTMICSSDGKSALNKTEEPRIQFGCVGNESVNTFFNKPASINNSNVSVGSKKLGSIQNETLNCYKSELPYFKENNVCYRTGKKNINSYTNKSCCSLVKSGDNFVGMKKKEVIYANEKKRKNRKKRKNILKNVKNITSNNEPKSNKTNKTLSFPKMRDNNVGENEICDGTEITQRQRSMHNRSQSESIYNCKDNYIKNLEVSMTKPHMSNCMQSVNDEKFRAILNKYIFNCDSNINDEETLFSCDDEAEKTILDKYVHKEIGQTELKISLPHVMTCSSSINNNLENPKEVSYRYNVKPDKCAPNYESSTQSNVAYAANTAPHFDNPISYENKCGGSIINKHTSLKKAEDLISRTLYNFNGEFNCGYTVKTQNTFLSIYNEEQNLGEKKYKINNKSNINEKDTTHFDLVSICSDAKTKRTALKMKKCVNSIDAKVCEKDDIISHREYSENRKNNNDLPQQCHNKEDLSINCDRDNNISFMIDDMNDSHHQKKSNSKKSNISYSEKDCLKKCLAIESESIDKNMAYMNNTDINRVNNGYAENPENKKNMNVNNNIYLKNSQNNSNTNNVNYCNNIGIDFNTNLYYNKFSNVANSNTNGNKSWEGKHSSQYIGAASFPGDPLNTHNFDTHKETNNKTNNESDPMYISPYAGNGGNNNFCNNYNFNSSTNFGSCDNYTNAPYSCNTTSYYYKSYNYSAEGNSNSKNVNNRYYEVNKNVCNSSGSVNKTHLNNMNQNGDQENSGYFFNTKCSGINNYENVASTSAFIGNDNYINHNKSSNNGSGTNFHRNSRGNGNDMNCTAKYGGKGNSINYGHDNYTKNWNGTFNYRNNYKMKTNYRFDNNYMDIRRKYSPNNMKKNVKKIWINHKNTDEGEEKHPIVKKYNIYNSFTNMESNKDANDNRAITTSRETKNEKLNYNKQRDEKNDCKGIENEANTMEPNIGSNMPKDVVSNMVNEVSTGESNFKESNFKESNKKEVKNGTETYSRNRKYGNMINNNYKKNLIKKNRSDGRNSSNITINEGDNLMMHKNGKDNCTNKKVGIDSGNMDNWQCYRNGNADANNSPYVGAKKSNKGYSFYNKKTYFKQNSKKNGNVLFNNDSYVISNGKNCSPLSKNNKSNNNNGNFLKKNDNVKILDEEKQKVDGGCSGSVMEQKRDSNVGMEDNESYLNENTLCNNKVTICPDKFSQSSINGYANNIEMHGSFCKGSYNRKNSFNKNDNSIDNFTGKKV; translated from the coding sequence ATGCATAATTTCAGAGCAAAAGAATCTaagcataataaaaataaggaGAACTTAAATGGTCTATATTATACCCCGAATTCAGAAAATCATatgaaaacaaataaagaaaaaccGTTCCATAGTAGCAATAAcaattacaaatatattcgagataatcaaaataatttagtCGATTATTTAAGTTATAATAACTACACATTTAGTAACTGTAATGGAAATTATAACTCACGGAAAATGTATTacaacaaaaatatgaacaacaGGTATCATAAAATgcattataataatgaaaacgAACAGGACTATATAGGAAGaagtaaaaattataataacaataacaATAACAATAACAACATTTTCAAAGATGGGATTGGTTATGAAAAATTCAATAGGCGAAATAATCAGAACAATAACAATTggtattataataatgtagACAACACTAATGAATACAAAACAATGGGAAATGAATTATTACCCTCCAAACATAAAAACGAGTTTGATAAATCACAAATTAATGTTACAGCtgaaaatgaattaaataataaaaaatttaaagatattgataaaaaaaatagccaccaaaatatgatgaaaaaaggGAATAATAGGGTGCGTAAAAATAACTTCATTTCATCGGTGCCACcccaaaataatgataatggTTGCAATGTAGAAAATCAAATTATTCCAcctgaaaatgaaaatatctttgtagaaaaaaagaaaaaaaattatacccgatataaaaataattgtaaaaataattattcctATAATtcgaataataataaaggccatacatattttaatgagAGTTATAACAATCCCGGAAATTATAACTACACAAGATACAATAATGACACTGGGAATAATTCATTTAGTTACAGAAATAATCATGTTAATAGTGGATATACTAAAAGCAGAAATAGTACTTCCAATTATAACGCCCCTAATATaataggaaaaaatattgctagcaaaagtgaaaatataaaatgtgatACCCCaagtaatataaaatttaatggaAACATTTATAATGCTACAAGTAATAGTAAcgattataatttatgtattaatgggtataataatactaaaaatagttttgatttatttgttaacagcaaaaaaaatatgcttgATGATGTTGGGGTGAATAGTGAAGTATGCTGCGATAAAGACAAAAGTATGGGTTTTgatttgaataaaaataatgccaATTGTCAAAATaaagaacaaaataatgatgctgaaaaaaacgaaaaaaataatatgacgGCACAGAACGAGCCCATTTGGGATACTTTCGATTATCAAAAGGACAAAATAGATATACAAACAAGTGAAGAATGTGTAACGGAAAAAACGAATACTATTGCTAAGTTAGACGAAAATGTAGCAAAGGGGGTTCAAACAAATAGTGGCAATAATAATGGTAGTAATAGTAGAAAttcttataattatacCCAAACGAACATTAATAGTAATTGCCAATATCCTGATGCCAATCATGAAGAGAATGGAAACGATTCAAAGTTTgtatttaacaaaaataattatggaaaaaaaaatacccCAATTAAGTATTATAACAATtcatacaattttaattatcgTAATAACATAAACACGAGGTATTTCAGAAGGAAGCACATATCATATGATAACAACAGTGGTAGCTATAATactaattattattacaaaaaattaggCATTGATTGTAAAGCTAGTGAAGCATATAAAGATAGAGAAAATTGTACCATGGACTTAGGTTTCATTGAtgaaaaagacaaaaaattggaaaacaACAAAGTAGATATAAAGGTTTTAGAAAATGGTGACATCAATGTTTTGGATGACAATATTTGTaattcaaaattaaaagataaCGAACTTGtgataaatgaaaaaaagggGCAAGTTAGTAAAAATCAGTATTCCGATTCttataatagtaataataataaacaaaacaaCGTAAATACGATTAACGAACCCAACGAACATGagaatgaaaaagaagaagGCATCAAAGTAAATATCCTTCCCCAATCCACAAAAAGTATAGAATGccaattagaaaaaatttcTAAGAATGCCCCAATTTTAGCTAATAATGGAGAGGAAAATGgcaatcaaaataatagtcCCATCAATATGGATGACAATATTTGTGTGTctactttaaaaaataataatacttccttatataatttaaataaaagaaaaaattcgaaattttataaaaataaaatggacATTGCGAggatgaaaaatatttctttgaatacaaataaaaaacaaaatgaaatgaatcctataaaaatagatacTTTGGACATTTctgaaaataaatgcaatgataatgatgctttatttttggaaaaaaatgatgatactAATAATGGGAAAGGTATATTTACTATTTGCTCCGGTATAGGAAATGATTATACAGTATTTGACATAAACAAAGAATCAACTCAAAGTACGACTATGATATGCTCATCCGATGGTAAAAGTGCACTGAATAAAACTGAAGAACCTCGTATTCAGTTTGGATGTGTTGGAAATGAAAGTGTAaacactttttttaataagcCTGCcagtataaataatagcaaTGTCAGTGTTGGTAGTAAAAAATTGGGATCCatacaaaatgaaacaTTGAACTGCTATAAATCAGAATTGccatattttaaagaaaacaaTGTTTGTTATAGAActggtaaaaaaaatatcaattcttatacaaataaatccTGTTGTTCTTTAGTTAAATCGGGAGATAATTTTGTAGGcatgaagaaaaaagagGTTATTTATGCAAATGAGAAAAAACggaaaaatcgaaaaaaacgaaaaaatattttaaaaaatgtgaaaaatattacttCGAACAATGAACccaaatcaaataaaacaaataaaacacTTTCATTTCCAAAAATGAGAGATAATAATGTTggagaaaatgaaatttgTGATGGCACAGAAATAACTCAAAGACAGCGCAGTATGCATAATAGATCTCAATCAGaaagcatatataattgtaaagataattatattaaaaatttagaagTATCTATGACCAAGCCTCATATGTCAAATTGTATGCAGTCAGTgaatgatgaaaaatttagagccatattaaataaatatatatttaattgtgacagcaatataaatgatgaagaaaCTCTGTTTTCGTGTGATGATGAAGCTGAAAAAACTATTCTAGATAAATATGTGCATAAAGAAATTGGTCAAacagaattaaaaataagtttACCACATGTAATGACTTGCTCATCgagtataaataataatttagaaaaCCCAAAGGAAGTATCATACCGTTACAATGTTAAACCAGATAAATGTGCACCAAATTACGAGAGTTCAACCCAAAGCAATGTTGCATATGCTGCGAATACTGCGCCCCATTTTGATAACCCTATCAGTTATGAAAACAAATGTGGGGGCAGCATTATAAATAAGCATAcctctttaaaaaaagcagAAGATTTGATTAGTCGCACTTTATACAACTTTAATGGGGAGTTTAATTGCGGTTATACTGTTAAAACACAAAATACGTTtctttctatatataatgaagaacaaaatttgggagaaaaaaaatacaaaataaacaataaaagTAATATCAATGAAAAAGATACCACGCATTTCGATTTAGTTAGTATTTGCTCGGACGCCAAAACTAAGCGTACTGCATtgaagatgaaaaaatgtgtaaatAGCATTGACGCTAAGGTGTGCGAAAAGGATGATATAATAAGCCACAGAGAATATAGCgaaaatcgaaaaaataataacgaTCTGCCTCAACAATGTCATAACAAAGAAGACTTAAGCATCAATTGCGATAGAGACAATAACATTAGCTTTATGATAGACGACATGAATGATTCTCatcatcaaaaaaaatcaaattcaaaaaaatcgaaCATTAGTTATAGTGAAAAGGattgtttaaaaaagtGTTTAGCGATAGAAAGCGAGTCTATTGACAAGAATATGgcttatatgaataatacaGATATTAATCGTGTTAATAATGGTTATGCAGAAAATccggaaaataaaaaaaatatgaatgtaaataataatatatatttaaaaaatagccAGAACAATAGTAATACAAATAACGTAAATTATTGTAACAATATAGGCATTGACTTTAATACgaatttgtattataaCAAATTTAGTAATGTTGCAAATTCAAATACTAATGGGAACAAAAGTTGGGAAGGAAAGCATTCAAGCCAATACATAGGGGCGGCATCTTTTCCAGGCGATCCATTAAACACTCATAATTTTGATACACACAAAGAAACAAACAACAAAACGAACAATGAGAGTGATCCTATGTATATATCACCATATGCTGGGAATGGAGgaaataacaatttttgtaACAATTATAACTTTAATAGTTCAACCAATTTCGGTAGCTGTGACAATTATACTAATGCTCCATATAGTTGTAATACCACATCATACTATTATAAAAGTTACAATTACTCTGCCGAGGGGAATAGCAATagtaaaaatgttaataacCGCTACTATGAGGTAAACAAAAATGTGTGCAACTCTAGTGGTAGTGTTAATAAAAcccatttaaataatatgaaccAAAATGGAGATCAAGAGAATAGtggttatttttttaatacaaaatgttctggtataaataattatgaaaatgtaGCTAGTACTTCTGCTTTCATTGGCaatgataattatattaatcaTAACAAAAGTAGCAACAATGGAAGTGGTACAAATTTTCATCGTAACTCACGGGGTAATGGAAATGATATGAATTGTACAGCCAAATATGGTGGGAAGGGAAATTCTATCAACTATGGTCATGACAATTATACGAAAAACTGGAATGGCACATTCAACTATCGTAACAATTACAAAATGAAGACAAACTATCgttttgataataattatatggatATACGTCGAAAATATTCaccaaataatatgaaaaagaatgtgaaaaaaatatggatcAATCACAAAAATACTGATGAAGGTGAAGAAAAACATCCGATTgttaaaaagtataatatatataatagtttTACAAATATGGAAAGTAATAAAGATGCCAATGATAATAGGGCAATTACCACTTCTAgggaaacaaaaaatgaaaaattaaactaCAATAAGCAAAGAGACGAAAAAAACGATTGTAAGGGGATTGAAAATGAGGCAAACACGATGGAACCGAACATTGGGAGCAACATGCCTAAAGATGTAGTAAGCAATATGGTGAACGAGGTAAGCACCGGTGAAAGCAATTTTAAAGAAAGCAATTTTAAAGAAAGCAATAAAAAGGAAGTTAAAAATGGTACTGAAACATATAGtagaaatagaaaatatgggaacatgataaataataattataaaaaaaatttaataaaaaaaaatagatcaGACGGTAGAAATTCGAGCAACATAACGATTAATGAAGGAGACAATTTGATGATGCATAAAAATGGTAAAGACAATtgtacaaataaaaaagtaggAATAGATAGTGGCAATATGGACAATTGGCAATGTTATAGAAATGGGAATGCCGACGCAAATAATTCCCCTTACGTTGgtgcaaaaaaaagtaataaaggatattctttttataataaaaaaacatattttaaacaaaattcaaaaaaaaatggaaatgttttatttaataatgattCATATGTTATTTCTAATGGTAAAAATTGTTCACCtctttcaaaaaataataaaagtaacaataataatggcaattttttaaaaaagaatgacaatgtaaaaattttggatgaagaaaaacaaaaagtaGATGGAGGTTGCTCAGGTAGTGTTATGGAGCAGAAAAGGGATTCCAATGTTGGGATGGAAGATAATGAATCCTATCTCAATGAAAACACACTTTGTAATAATAAGGTAACGATATGCCCCGATAAATTTTCACAAAGTAGTATTAATGGTtatgcaaataatattgaaatgCATGGCAGCTTTTGCAAAGGAAGTTATAACAGGAAAAATAGCttcaataaaaatgataacaGTATTGACAATTTCACTggaaaaaaagtataa